The following are encoded together in the Halopseudomonas salegens genome:
- a CDS encoding phage tail protein has product MLKRILTSPLAVLVACGLYLPTTLAADITATLPAAGGFVIKGSDGDERMRVDDDGAVILPTIPTSAAGDTVLCYDASGILGPCAAGVAVGPEGPQGPEGQVGPQGPEGPTGPQGLTGPPGIQGPVGQTGNTGATGPQGIQGPQGVPGTLGVFGTNTGNAAAGNTNDCIMGTLILTAANVGPGLPANGQLLPISSNTALFALLGTKFGGNGSTTFALPDLRDAAPDGTTYMICDVGIFPSYR; this is encoded by the coding sequence ATGCTCAAACGCATCTTGACCTCCCCACTGGCAGTGCTTGTCGCCTGTGGCCTGTACCTGCCAACCACCTTGGCTGCAGATATTACCGCTACCCTGCCCGCTGCTGGCGGCTTCGTTATCAAAGGCTCCGATGGCGACGAGCGCATGCGCGTTGATGATGATGGCGCCGTCATTTTGCCTACCATTCCCACGTCAGCCGCAGGTGATACCGTGCTGTGTTATGACGCGTCAGGCATCCTGGGGCCCTGCGCCGCTGGCGTAGCCGTCGGCCCTGAGGGACCTCAGGGCCCCGAAGGTCAAGTGGGCCCGCAGGGGCCTGAAGGCCCGACAGGTCCGCAGGGCCTGACGGGGCCACCCGGCATTCAAGGTCCAGTCGGGCAAACCGGCAATACGGGTGCCACCGGTCCGCAAGGTATCCAGGGCCCACAAGGCGTGCCGGGGACTCTGGGGGTATTTGGCACCAATACGGGCAATGCCGCCGCCGGAAATACTAACGATTGCATCATGGGTACGCTGATACTGACTGCGGCGAATGTCGGGCCCGGTTTGCCTGCCAACGGGCAACTGCTGCCCATTTCCTCCAACACCGCTTTATTTGCTTTGTTGGGTACCAAGTTTGGCGGCAACGGATCAACCACTTTTGCCCTGCCGGATTTGCGTGATGCTGCCCCTGATGGAACGACCTATATGATCTGTGACGTCGGTATTTTCCCCAGTTATCGCTAG
- a CDS encoding IPTL-CTERM sorting domain-containing protein, producing MLLTFLPDCRTRQSFRRFAMASLCMLFVPLAQANFSVPPGGSFTVPAGGSFDVSCGLLDVQGELLNDGEITQAQDVDIAGSGTLNAGSGTLFVGQNWNNSGTFIPGNSTVVVDDSCGTDPIVFTGATTFNNLTIISNSGRTVLLPPGNGLVVNGTLTLQGAGAQPLVLESSGPGLATIQLGPEALVITDNVDVASNVSIGERSSHIAAIPTTSTLGLTLLAMLLALLARARLSTRSHYQRNIRQG from the coding sequence GTGTTGCTTACTTTTTTGCCTGACTGTCGGACCCGCCAGAGCTTCAGACGCTTTGCCATGGCAAGCCTCTGCATGCTTTTCGTTCCATTGGCTCAGGCCAATTTTTCCGTTCCCCCCGGTGGTAGCTTTACCGTTCCTGCGGGCGGCTCTTTTGACGTGTCATGCGGTTTGCTGGACGTTCAGGGCGAGCTGCTCAACGACGGCGAAATCACACAAGCACAAGATGTCGACATTGCCGGTAGCGGAACATTGAATGCAGGCTCCGGAACGTTGTTCGTGGGGCAAAACTGGAACAACAGCGGTACTTTCATACCCGGCAACAGCACGGTAGTGGTCGATGACAGCTGCGGCACTGACCCGATTGTGTTTACCGGGGCTACAACGTTCAACAATCTGACGATTATCAGCAACTCAGGTCGCACAGTGCTCTTGCCTCCGGGCAATGGTCTGGTTGTCAACGGCACGCTCACGCTTCAAGGCGCCGGCGCCCAACCTCTTGTTCTGGAATCTTCCGGACCGGGCCTGGCGACCATTCAGCTTGGCCCCGAAGCCCTGGTCATCACTGACAATGTCGACGTGGCTTCGAACGTCAGTATCGGTGAACGGTCTTCACATATTGCCGCCATCCCGACTACCAGCACCCTTGGCCTGACACTACTAGCCATGTTGCTTGCCCTGCTGGCCCGTGCACGCCTTTCAACACGCTCACACTATCAACGCAACATCCGCCAAGGCTGA
- a CDS encoding glycosyltransferase → MPWFRKLADMRRVLPINALYFARSGIEVILVMDEPSEEQAVLELLNFYPDIRWQVVVNDQPHDWRPPCCAINVGLRHAQGDYVLVMSPESACVTDVPAAALRTLLEYPQAIALGQVGFACFEELESHLYTNPHLYRDHAAYLQQAQELARQFDCAVPDIFRIASFYGSICAPKAAFEAVHGYDENFTVWGGDDDNLRVRMELAGYQNLFCPHMRLLHLEDRLRRGGEQYDADDIFRKCAISTAQANDASWGQDFARVALCSGPIKNTTGIDWESSIRKTVPFIEPAKAGSRRRCSVCGNHQHYAKAFSCRHCEAGILGSAPTAQWKPRIACLMQLHDEERDLPGCLDHLAGYVDGIIALDDGSTDATAAILAAHPAVVECLHNPASSTREWNEPENRRRLLQKAQDLGYDWVLTCDADQRFERLFLEQIHELAGCFEPGKQAVLSLSMRELWDDPLQYRVDGLWGSKQTGCFFSVPKGSIHLPGTKAFHGDWFTDVLHEGGKIHRARFHLYHLKMVDKASRLERRDFYQRLDPANRLQQAGYDYLTDEGPELQLERIAPERAYDIDTLSERYRALIND, encoded by the coding sequence ATGCCCTGGTTTCGAAAATTGGCCGATATGCGGCGTGTGTTGCCCATCAACGCCTTGTATTTTGCCCGGTCAGGCATTGAAGTCATCCTGGTGATGGATGAGCCCTCTGAAGAGCAGGCCGTGCTTGAACTGCTGAACTTCTATCCCGATATTCGCTGGCAAGTCGTGGTCAATGATCAGCCGCATGACTGGCGCCCGCCATGTTGCGCCATCAACGTGGGTCTGCGGCATGCGCAGGGTGATTATGTGCTGGTGATGTCGCCTGAATCTGCCTGTGTCACCGATGTGCCTGCGGCCGCCCTCAGGACGTTACTGGAATACCCGCAAGCGATTGCTTTGGGTCAGGTCGGTTTTGCCTGTTTTGAGGAGCTGGAAAGCCATTTATATACCAACCCGCACCTCTATCGGGATCACGCTGCCTATCTGCAGCAGGCGCAGGAATTGGCCCGACAGTTTGACTGTGCTGTCCCGGATATTTTCCGGATTGCCAGCTTCTACGGTTCCATTTGTGCGCCCAAAGCGGCCTTTGAAGCCGTGCATGGATATGACGAAAACTTCACTGTCTGGGGCGGTGATGATGACAATCTGCGCGTTCGCATGGAGCTGGCTGGTTACCAGAATCTGTTTTGCCCGCATATGCGCTTGTTGCACCTGGAAGATCGCTTGCGCAGGGGTGGTGAGCAATATGATGCGGACGACATTTTTCGAAAGTGTGCTATCTCCACAGCTCAGGCAAACGATGCAAGTTGGGGGCAGGATTTTGCCCGTGTGGCCTTGTGCTCAGGGCCAATAAAAAATACCACTGGAATCGACTGGGAAAGCTCAATAAGGAAGACGGTTCCATTTATCGAACCAGCAAAAGCGGGTTCCAGACGGCGTTGTTCAGTGTGCGGCAATCATCAACATTACGCCAAAGCTTTCAGTTGTCGCCATTGTGAGGCAGGGATTCTCGGCTCTGCCCCGACAGCGCAGTGGAAGCCGCGTATTGCTTGTCTGATGCAGTTGCATGATGAAGAGCGTGATTTGCCCGGCTGTCTGGACCACCTGGCGGGCTATGTGGATGGGATTATTGCGCTGGATGATGGCTCTACCGATGCCACCGCCGCAATACTGGCTGCTCATCCGGCCGTCGTTGAGTGTCTGCACAATCCGGCGAGCAGCACGCGCGAGTGGAATGAACCGGAAAACCGCCGACGCTTGCTGCAGAAAGCGCAAGACCTGGGATACGACTGGGTGCTGACCTGTGATGCCGATCAACGCTTTGAACGTCTCTTTCTAGAGCAAATACATGAGCTGGCGGGTTGCTTTGAACCAGGAAAACAAGCCGTTCTGTCACTGTCCATGCGTGAACTGTGGGATGACCCCCTGCAATACCGGGTCGATGGATTATGGGGTAGCAAGCAAACCGGTTGTTTTTTCAGTGTGCCAAAGGGATCGATACATTTGCCTGGTACCAAGGCCTTTCATGGTGACTGGTTCACTGATGTGCTGCATGAAGGCGGAAAAATTCATCGTGCCCGGTTCCATTTGTACCATTTGAAAATGGTTGATAAAGCCAGTCGGCTAGAGCGCAGAGACTTCTATCAGCGGCTCGATCCGGCAAATCGCTTGCAGCAGGCTGGTTACGATTATCTGACTGATGAAGGGCCCGAACTGCAGCTTGAGCGCATTGCGCCTGAAAGGGCTTATGACATCGACACCTTGAGTGAGCGCTATCGCGCCTTGATAAACGACTAG
- a CDS encoding sulfatase-like hydrolase/transferase: MTLTLASLILTLLGMLLGLRAISAAAPRIAFAALCWLQLFLLGAYWLANHLSGVGIDESVIYHLQEDMQGMGLVPFLDLIIFSALYLLAIFVLSGLIVRFSRAAGVKAGSGWRRISGFVALCAALAFNPASHDIVELYMPSALMEGMEIPVEYQAVNHLPATREPKNLVVLYLESVEDTYFDDALFPDLLPELSALKETAISFSDIRQVHGTSWTIAGMTASQCGIPLVTPGSGNSQGGLDQFLPKAICLGDLLAAHNYHLNYMGGATLSFAGKGRFYASHGFTEIDGRDELLPAQADPDYHSTWGLYDDTLYDLATERLHELHAAPAPFGLFLLTLDTHHPDGHMSRSCADVVYQNGDNPILNSVHCTDRLAAGFIRRFLASEAAEDTVLVVLSDHLAMPNTATTLLQQGTRRNLVMLFTPDQPSAQINKPGSLLDVAPTIKQAIGFDSPSLGLGRSLLADVPTLVESQPDTDEWLRTYRPLFQSMWSYPDIKEGILIDPAAKTVQLGQRQLDYPVLFLLNEQQAITEVYFNDANPATLTREVSNLTQDQPFIWIDECRKQSTRHADEGECLLFGHLGQSAPMTPEPVNEQPLLSYDRVRQAMDSPALDATRYTTRQQQLTSIEQTLRTREHQFAAHDTDPMHDAEYLLHSFSGPGVTSAVQNLGTDQTLPLQRGLTLVGFSAREDAAILAHVDTCQLAEQSETAEPGVFRHAIDNAEQYSAFAVIAHDSAQCGAVDFSPLFASTPFTQWGNIGFRAPYIGIMTRSGKVQEHVGRFGENLSVHAEHFISPEP, encoded by the coding sequence ATGACTCTCACCCTAGCCTCACTGATTCTGACCCTGCTGGGCATGCTGCTCGGTCTGCGCGCGATCAGCGCGGCCGCACCCCGGATTGCCTTCGCTGCCCTGTGTTGGTTGCAGCTGTTCCTGCTGGGCGCTTACTGGCTGGCGAATCATCTGAGCGGAGTCGGTATCGATGAGTCGGTGATTTATCACTTGCAGGAGGATATGCAAGGGATGGGGCTGGTCCCGTTTCTGGACCTCATCATCTTCAGTGCACTCTATCTGCTTGCCATTTTCGTGCTCAGCGGTCTGATTGTCCGCTTCAGCCGAGCTGCGGGCGTCAAAGCCGGCTCAGGCTGGCGTCGAATCAGCGGATTTGTCGCTCTCTGTGCTGCCCTGGCATTCAATCCGGCCAGCCATGACATCGTGGAGCTGTACATGCCGAGCGCGCTCATGGAGGGCATGGAAATACCGGTCGAATACCAGGCAGTAAACCACTTGCCTGCCACCAGGGAACCGAAAAACCTGGTTGTCCTGTATCTGGAATCCGTGGAAGACACCTATTTCGACGATGCACTTTTCCCCGATTTGCTTCCCGAGCTGAGCGCACTGAAAGAAACCGCCATCAGCTTCAGCGATATTCGCCAGGTTCACGGTACCAGCTGGACCATTGCCGGCATGACCGCTTCCCAGTGCGGCATTCCCCTTGTCACCCCGGGCAGCGGAAACAGCCAGGGCGGGCTTGATCAATTCCTGCCCAAGGCCATTTGTCTGGGCGACTTGCTGGCTGCACACAATTACCACTTGAACTATATGGGTGGCGCCACACTCAGCTTCGCCGGCAAGGGCCGCTTTTACGCCAGCCACGGTTTCACTGAGATTGACGGGCGCGATGAATTGCTGCCTGCGCAAGCTGACCCTGACTACCACTCCACCTGGGGCCTGTATGACGACACATTATACGACCTGGCTACCGAACGCCTGCACGAGCTGCATGCGGCCCCTGCCCCCTTCGGCCTGTTTCTGTTGACGCTGGATACCCACCATCCCGACGGACACATGTCTCGTAGCTGTGCCGATGTGGTCTATCAGAATGGCGACAACCCGATACTGAACAGCGTGCATTGTACCGACCGTCTGGCTGCCGGCTTTATCCGCCGGTTTCTTGCCAGCGAGGCTGCCGAAGACACCGTTCTGGTGGTGCTGTCCGATCATCTGGCAATGCCGAATACTGCAACCACGCTGTTGCAACAGGGAACCAGACGCAACCTGGTGATGCTCTTCACCCCGGATCAGCCCAGCGCACAGATCAACAAGCCCGGTTCATTGCTGGATGTCGCCCCGACGATCAAGCAGGCAATCGGGTTTGACAGCCCGTCTCTCGGCCTGGGGCGTTCGTTACTGGCTGATGTCCCTACCCTGGTGGAGTCGCAGCCAGATACAGATGAGTGGTTAAGAACCTACCGCCCGCTGTTTCAGAGCATGTGGTCTTACCCGGACATCAAGGAGGGCATTCTGATTGACCCGGCGGCAAAAACGGTTCAGCTGGGTCAACGACAGCTGGATTACCCCGTTCTGTTTTTGCTCAACGAGCAACAGGCCATTACCGAGGTCTACTTCAATGACGCAAACCCTGCCACCCTGACCCGCGAAGTAAGCAATCTGACGCAGGACCAGCCATTTATCTGGATAGACGAGTGCCGCAAACAATCCACCCGTCATGCCGACGAAGGCGAGTGTCTGTTATTCGGGCATCTTGGTCAGAGCGCACCCATGACCCCCGAACCGGTCAACGAACAACCGCTGCTGAGTTATGACCGGGTGCGCCAGGCAATGGATTCCCCCGCACTGGACGCTACCCGTTATACGACAAGGCAACAGCAACTGACGTCCATTGAGCAGACCTTGCGCACCCGTGAACACCAGTTTGCTGCCCATGATACGGATCCCATGCATGATGCTGAGTACTTGCTGCATTCATTTTCCGGCCCCGGAGTTACCTCCGCCGTACAAAACCTGGGGACCGACCAGACCCTGCCGCTTCAACGCGGGCTGACGCTGGTAGGGTTCTCCGCGAGGGAAGACGCTGCCATCCTGGCTCATGTCGATACCTGTCAGTTGGCTGAGCAGTCAGAAACCGCCGAACCCGGTGTTTTCCGGCACGCGATCGACAATGCCGAGCAATACAGCGCTTTCGCGGTGATAGCCCATGACAGCGCCCAATGTGGAGCGGTCGACTTCTCACCACTGTTTGCCAGCACACCCTTTACCCAGTGGGGCAATATCGGTTTTCGGGCACCTTATATCGGCATCATGACCCGCTCGGGAAAAGTTCAGGAACACGTCGGGCGGTTTGGTGAAAACCTCAGCGTGCATGCCGAACACTTCATCAGCCCAGAGCCCTGA
- a CDS encoding nucleotide sugar dehydrogenase, whose product MKVAVVGTGYVGLSVAVLLSQRHQVVALDIDQEKIELIRQQVSPIVDTDIQHYLQNVPLDLTATCDPVLAYQDADIVVIATPTDYDPQTNYFDTSSVETVARAALACNPTACLIIKSTIPQGFTRQLRATLNHERIIFAPEFLREGKALHDNLYPSRLVLGARNQCAELFAELMLEAVLGPAPEVLFTDADEAEAIKLFANTYLAMRIAYFNELDSFAESHNLDSRQIIAGVGLDPRIGQHYNNPSFGYGGYCLPKDTRQLLANYANVPSTLIKAIVAANTTRKDFIADAILSRKPARVGIYRLVMKSASDNIRSSAVQGIMKRIKAKGVPVQVYEPVLEDSSFFNSPVVTDLAAFKQDCDLIIANRMTDELNDVRHKVYTRDLFGRD is encoded by the coding sequence ATGAAAGTTGCTGTAGTGGGAACAGGTTACGTCGGTTTGTCAGTTGCGGTATTGCTGTCCCAGCGTCACCAGGTTGTCGCGCTGGATATTGATCAGGAAAAAATCGAGCTGATCAGACAGCAGGTCAGCCCGATTGTCGATACCGATATCCAGCATTATCTGCAGAACGTCCCGCTCGACCTCACGGCCACCTGTGACCCGGTCCTGGCCTATCAGGATGCTGATATTGTGGTGATCGCCACCCCGACCGATTACGACCCCCAGACCAATTACTTCGATACCAGCAGCGTTGAGACAGTTGCCCGCGCCGCCCTGGCCTGCAACCCGACGGCCTGCCTGATTATCAAGTCCACCATCCCACAGGGTTTTACACGCCAGCTAAGAGCAACACTGAATCATGAGCGCATTATTTTCGCGCCAGAGTTTTTGCGTGAGGGCAAAGCCCTGCATGACAACCTCTACCCATCACGCCTGGTGCTGGGAGCGCGCAATCAGTGCGCGGAGCTGTTTGCCGAACTGATGCTGGAAGCTGTGCTCGGGCCAGCGCCTGAGGTGTTGTTTACCGATGCCGACGAGGCCGAAGCGATCAAGCTGTTCGCCAACACCTATCTGGCCATGCGGATTGCCTACTTCAATGAACTGGACAGCTTTGCCGAGTCTCACAACCTGGATAGCCGACAAATCATTGCCGGCGTCGGGCTGGACCCGCGCATCGGACAACACTACAACAACCCTTCGTTCGGTTACGGTGGCTACTGCCTGCCAAAAGATACCCGCCAGCTACTGGCCAACTATGCCAATGTGCCCAGCACGCTGATAAAAGCCATTGTGGCTGCCAACACGACGCGCAAGGACTTTATTGCCGATGCCATTCTGAGCCGCAAACCAGCCCGGGTCGGCATTTACCGTCTGGTAATGAAAAGCGCTTCCGACAATATCCGCTCATCTGCCGTTCAGGGCATCATGAAACGAATCAAGGCCAAAGGTGTACCGGTCCAGGTGTATGAACCGGTACTCGAGGACAGCAGCTTCTTCAATTCACCCGTGGTGACCGATCTTGCCGCGTTCAAACAGGATTGCGACCTGATTATCGCCAACCGCATGACCGATGAGCTGAATGACGTCAGGCACAAGGTGTATACCCGGGACCTGTTTGGCCGTGATTGA
- a CDS encoding choice-of-anchor U domain-containing protein has translation MLRFSVSSFSLGVICSVTALSAQAAPIELDPAFGNNGVASVAVDPSAGDEAQAIALDSNGNIVAAGYISAPGNAFAISRFTADGSLDTTFGSSGIVVNDLTTRPDGAYAVDIDASDNIIVAGRSNVGMGTGDFTLLKYTPAGVLDTSFGTNGVVTTSFSTSATPYAIGRDSNQRIILAGAVAGSIISLAAYSADGTLDTSFASSGTLESGAGHTLRDLAIDGSDRIIVGGFTANNASADFIVARYLSDGSLDTSFGNNGTVVSDLGDKDQIYGLTLDADGNIVVAGASGGGLAVARYTPDGTLDNTFAGNGWATADPSGANDIAYDVAIDPAGNIVVSGIGGPNFMLARFDSTGALDTTFNDTGFLVEDITGTNQQDNGYSLVLDSNGGFLVGGRKFNTTTSFDMTVARFQVGNAAPVASSVSVDGVAQVGSTLTGTYTYSDADSDPEGASQIRWRLDTNASGNNLITIPGADSLQYVIQPDAIGNFLFFCVTPVATSGTLTGNETCSPATAAVLADDDDGLDGSIEIGVPDPDGIGNGDGNGDTVPDNEQGNVTSLLQSGSSAYATLVSLGNLQLSAVTAQPAPAGLPASVNTPVGAFSFTATGAAPGATEDFELYIPFDPAITMALKENRLTGEWVDVADSITQVGNKTRISFSITNGGPFDADGDATNNQIQDPIVPASGNLSNTIAIPSLSQLGLLIMVLMMGISTTVVRRRKTIG, from the coding sequence ATGCTGCGTTTTTCCGTGAGTAGTTTTTCTTTGGGGGTGATATGTTCTGTTACTGCACTCAGTGCACAGGCCGCCCCGATTGAACTGGACCCGGCGTTCGGGAACAACGGCGTAGCCTCAGTCGCTGTCGACCCTTCCGCCGGCGACGAAGCACAGGCGATTGCGCTGGACAGCAACGGCAATATTGTTGCCGCGGGTTATATCAGCGCGCCAGGCAATGCCTTTGCCATCAGCCGGTTCACCGCCGACGGCAGCCTTGACACTACCTTCGGCTCCTCAGGCATTGTGGTCAATGATCTGACCACCCGCCCTGATGGTGCCTATGCCGTCGACATTGATGCCAGTGACAACATTATCGTTGCCGGCCGGTCCAATGTCGGCATGGGCACTGGTGACTTCACCCTGCTCAAATACACGCCGGCTGGTGTTCTGGATACCAGCTTCGGCACTAACGGCGTAGTGACCACCTCTTTTTCCACCTCAGCAACCCCCTATGCCATTGGCCGCGACAGCAACCAGCGCATCATCCTGGCTGGCGCTGTTGCAGGTAGCATCATCAGCCTGGCTGCATACTCAGCCGACGGCACGCTCGATACCAGCTTTGCCAGTAGCGGCACCCTCGAATCCGGTGCTGGTCACACACTTCGCGATCTCGCCATAGACGGCAGCGACCGCATTATTGTCGGTGGCTTCACCGCCAACAACGCCTCGGCCGATTTTATCGTTGCTCGCTACCTGAGCGATGGTTCCCTGGATACCAGCTTTGGCAACAATGGCACGGTCGTGTCGGATCTGGGTGACAAGGACCAGATTTACGGCCTTACGCTGGATGCAGACGGTAATATCGTGGTGGCAGGCGCCTCCGGCGGCGGTCTGGCCGTTGCCCGCTACACGCCTGACGGCACACTGGATAACACCTTTGCCGGTAACGGCTGGGCCACGGCAGACCCCTCCGGCGCCAACGACATTGCCTACGATGTCGCGATTGACCCCGCAGGCAATATTGTTGTTTCCGGGATCGGCGGCCCCAACTTCATGCTGGCGCGCTTTGACAGCACCGGCGCACTGGATACCACCTTCAATGACACCGGCTTCCTGGTTGAAGACATTACCGGTACCAATCAACAGGACAACGGCTACAGCCTGGTGCTCGACAGCAACGGCGGCTTTCTGGTCGGTGGTCGAAAATTCAACACCACGACCAGTTTTGATATGACCGTGGCCCGTTTTCAGGTAGGCAATGCTGCCCCGGTTGCCTCTTCGGTATCTGTTGACGGCGTGGCCCAGGTTGGCAGCACACTGACCGGGACTTACACCTATTCCGATGCGGACAGTGACCCGGAAGGCGCCAGCCAAATTCGATGGAGGCTGGATACTAATGCATCCGGCAACAATCTCATCACTATTCCTGGTGCCGACTCACTGCAATACGTGATCCAACCGGATGCTATTGGCAACTTCCTGTTCTTTTGCGTCACCCCTGTGGCCACCTCAGGTACCCTGACCGGTAACGAAACCTGCTCGCCCGCAACGGCAGCAGTACTGGCGGATGATGATGATGGGCTTGATGGCAGCATAGAAATTGGCGTACCCGACCCGGATGGCATCGGTAACGGCGACGGCAATGGCGACACTGTGCCGGACAATGAACAGGGCAATGTGACTTCCTTGCTGCAGTCAGGCAGCTCAGCTTATGCCACGCTGGTCAGCCTGGGTAACCTGCAACTGTCAGCCGTTACCGCCCAGCCAGCACCGGCCGGCTTGCCCGCCAGCGTCAACACACCTGTCGGGGCCTTCAGCTTTACCGCCACCGGCGCAGCACCGGGCGCCACTGAAGACTTCGAGCTGTACATTCCATTCGATCCTGCGATCACCATGGCGCTGAAAGAAAATCGTCTGACCGGCGAATGGGTCGATGTGGCTGACAGCATCACTCAGGTAGGCAACAAGACCCGCATCAGTTTCTCCATCACCAATGGAGGTCCCTTCGATGCGGATGGTGACGCCACCAACAATCAGATCCAGGACCCTATCGTGCCGGCCTCGGGCAACCTGTCCAACACGATTGCCATACCATCACTCTCTCAGCTTGGCCTGTTGATCATGGTATTGATGATGGGTATCAGCACCACGGTAGTGCGGCGGCGCAAAACAATCGGCTGA
- a CDS encoding sterol desaturase family protein — protein sequence MFLWLVNNSLLAVLVLTFGGMLLFMLLESCKNSDGLNDTGRLLSNWGLGLINFFVGMFLSALILLPALHDLPAAFHLDALPPLVEFLLIVLIFEAISYWLHRAFHHVRYLWRLHAVHHLDTRLDVTTSHRHHLGEAIITTCVLVPVALLLGVSAQVWLLFALVRIVVVLWSHSRLTLPAAIERVVGWMIVTPGFHRNHHASEQQLTNSNYGTLVPWYDYLFGTATAPARGYQIGLEYLRDPASSRIDRLLLLPFRWQHRSDARDTTRPRATTIKHAKPR from the coding sequence ATGTTTTTATGGTTGGTGAATAACAGTCTTCTGGCAGTGCTGGTATTGACCTTTGGCGGCATGCTGCTGTTCATGTTGCTGGAAAGCTGCAAGAACAGTGACGGGTTGAACGATACCGGCCGCTTGCTCTCGAACTGGGGGCTGGGGCTGATCAATTTCTTTGTCGGGATGTTCCTGAGTGCCTTGATCCTGCTACCGGCCCTGCATGACCTGCCTGCCGCTTTCCACCTTGACGCATTGCCCCCTCTGGTTGAGTTTTTGCTGATTGTTCTGATATTCGAAGCCATCAGTTACTGGCTGCACCGTGCGTTTCACCATGTCCGCTACCTGTGGCGGCTGCATGCCGTGCACCATCTGGACACCCGTTTGGACGTCACTACCTCGCATCGGCACCATCTGGGCGAAGCCATTATCACTACCTGCGTTCTGGTGCCGGTAGCGCTGCTCCTGGGGGTGTCCGCTCAGGTGTGGTTGCTGTTTGCCCTGGTGCGCATCGTCGTCGTGCTCTGGAGTCACAGCCGGCTGACCTTGCCCGCTGCAATCGAGAGGGTCGTAGGGTGGATGATTGTTACCCCCGGTTTTCACCGGAATCACCATGCCAGCGAGCAACAACTGACCAATTCCAATTACGGCACCCTGGTGCCCTGGTATGACTACCTGTTCGGCACTGCCACGGCGCCTGCTCGGGGCTACCAGATCGGCCTTGAGTACCTTCGTGATCCCGCCAGCTCAAGAATCGATCGGCTTCTGTTGCTGCCTTTTCGCTGGCAACACAGATCGGATGCACGCGATACAACTCGCCCCCGGGCAACAACCATAAAACATGCCAAACCACGCTAA
- a CDS encoding IPTL-CTERM sorting domain-containing protein has protein sequence MNLKSFCTVSIGLLCLLSFGVANAATVSYSITPPSLLFADPGYTPDGNVTATVADTLDCTDGTFTVNASPVAASGPGGSTPPLTAVTTYIGFPAGSNFSFNNAGYGQYQITTTTTACATGTPPDPIVNIVTLREAKPIPSLSQLGLIIMALMMGMGAVVMRRRQA, from the coding sequence ATGAACCTCAAAAGTTTTTGCACCGTCTCGATCGGCCTCCTTTGTCTGCTTTCTTTTGGCGTTGCCAATGCCGCTACCGTCTCCTATTCGATAACGCCCCCCTCCCTGCTCTTTGCTGATCCCGGTTACACACCTGATGGCAACGTGACGGCCACTGTTGCCGACACCCTCGACTGTACTGATGGCACTTTTACCGTTAACGCCAGTCCCGTTGCTGCCAGCGGGCCTGGCGGTTCGACGCCACCCTTAACTGCAGTCACAACGTATATCGGGTTCCCTGCAGGCAGTAACTTTTCCTTCAACAACGCCGGTTACGGTCAATACCAGATAACAACGACGACCACGGCCTGTGCCACAGGCACGCCACCCGACCCCATTGTCAATATCGTCACCCTCAGAGAAGCGAAGCCCATTCCAAGCCTGTCTCAACTCGGCCTGATTATCATGGCATTGATGATGGGCATGGGTGCTGTGGTCATGCGCCGCCGCCAGGCCTGA